In a genomic window of Methylovirgula sp. 4M-Z18:
- a CDS encoding LysE family translocator, translating to MTVDLALALIAYAFVTSITPGPNNTMLLASGVNFGFRRTIPHTLGVAVGFDVVVIVVGLGVGTLFITYPPIHLALRYAGIAYTLYLAWKIARSGAMHGEAQAGQPMTFLQAAAFQWVNPKVWVMVMGVLTAYTPQQDFYWNVLIVALLFGLVNWPCVVSWAAFGTVLRRYFTNPNYVRVFNVGMALLLVASLVPLLFEGAV from the coding sequence CGATCACGCCGGGCCCAAACAACACGATGCTGCTCGCCTCCGGGGTCAATTTCGGCTTCCGGCGCACCATCCCACACACGCTCGGCGTGGCGGTCGGGTTTGACGTGGTGGTGATCGTGGTCGGCTTGGGCGTCGGCACGCTGTTCATCACCTACCCGCCGATCCATCTCGCGCTGCGCTATGCCGGCATCGCCTATACCCTTTATCTCGCCTGGAAGATTGCGCGCTCGGGCGCGATGCACGGGGAGGCGCAAGCGGGCCAGCCCATGACCTTCCTCCAGGCTGCGGCCTTTCAATGGGTCAATCCGAAGGTCTGGGTCATGGTGATGGGTGTGCTCACCGCCTATACGCCGCAGCAGGATTTCTATTGGAATGTGCTGATCGTGGCTTTGCTGTTCGGCCTCGTGAATTGGCCTTGCGTCGTTAGCTGGGCGGCCTTCGGCACGGTGCTGCGCCGCTACTTCACCAATCCGAATTATGTCCGCGTGTTCAATGTCGGTATGGCGCTGCTGCTGGTCGCATCGCTCGTGCCGTTGTTGTTCGAGGGCGCGGTTTGA
- a CDS encoding LysE family translocator, producing MSMGSYIAIAFATYVIGTASPGPANMTIMMTSMQSGRRAGLALACGVIGGSLTWGLVAGLGFGALMLTYAHALIWLKIAGGLYMFWLAWRALRACRRNDASFAPMPSGEKPRAQSVRSHFLRGLGLHLTNPKAILVWMSVITLGLPPDADQRFGLWIIAACSCLGMVIFTAYAIAFSTSAAVTFYARQRRKISGAMAFFYAAIGARLVAS from the coding sequence ATGAGTATGGGCTCCTATATAGCGATTGCCTTCGCGACCTATGTGATCGGCACGGCCAGTCCGGGTCCCGCGAATATGACGATCATGATGACGTCGATGCAGTCGGGGCGCCGGGCCGGGCTCGCGCTGGCCTGCGGTGTGATCGGCGGATCGCTCACCTGGGGACTTGTCGCGGGTTTAGGCTTCGGTGCGCTGATGCTCACCTATGCGCATGCGCTGATCTGGCTCAAGATCGCCGGCGGCCTTTATATGTTCTGGCTCGCGTGGCGTGCTTTGCGCGCGTGCCGGCGCAATGACGCTTCGTTCGCCCCGATGCCGTCGGGCGAAAAGCCGCGGGCGCAGAGCGTCCGTTCGCATTTCCTGCGCGGCCTTGGACTGCATCTCACCAATCCCAAGGCGATTCTCGTCTGGATGTCGGTAATCACATTGGGCCTGCCGCCGGATGCCGATCAGCGGTTCGGTCTGTGGATCATTGCCGCATGTTCCTGCCTCGGCATGGTGATCTTCACCGCCTATGCCATCGCCTTTTCCACGTCTGCCGCAGTCACCTTTTACGCGCGGCAGCGACGCAAGATCAGCGGTGCGATGGCGTTTTTCTATGCCGCGATCGGTGCACGGCTGGTAGCCTCGTGA